The following are from one region of the Abiotrophia defectiva ATCC 49176 genome:
- a CDS encoding DNA glycosylase AlkZ-like family protein: MTITAQEILAQRLYHQALLESKLTGTEVLAKSLGIQSQYVTHGIYNYFNRLADPKADSYADLTEQGILAWGQRGTYHFYDRPTWETLSLLLSETVSWPWHHLAEQGVEVAAQLERLASYLADGPLTREALKDCYGQEEWRQLFRWGGLFLAASRQGQLYQTLSQGDRYVHWQAAPEGQDLHLLKHQLLATYFSFYGPATLADAAHFFGVPQAFFSQVDLSDWPSCRYGKQTFYYESWQDVAKLPTVLVLGKFDALLVSYKSKDILVEKDRHHTIWQKAGQIPALILIRGQVKGQWNLRQQGDQITFQVTSAQPLAKAHQATIRARFKAFARWWGKQVKAIDFVVEA, from the coding sequence ATGACCATTACAGCACAGGAGATTTTGGCGCAAAGGCTCTATCATCAGGCTTTGCTTGAGTCTAAGTTGACTGGGACAGAGGTCTTGGCCAAGAGTCTGGGGATTCAGTCTCAGTATGTGACCCATGGCATCTATAATTACTTCAATCGTCTGGCTGATCCTAAGGCGGATAGTTATGCTGACTTGACAGAGCAAGGTATTCTGGCTTGGGGCCAGCGGGGGACCTACCACTTCTATGATCGTCCGACTTGGGAGACCTTGTCACTACTTCTGTCGGAGACGGTCTCTTGGCCCTGGCATCATTTGGCTGAGCAAGGGGTAGAGGTGGCGGCCCAATTAGAGCGCCTGGCTAGTTATCTGGCTGACGGTCCTCTGACGCGTGAGGCCCTCAAGGATTGCTACGGTCAGGAAGAGTGGCGCCAACTCTTCCGCTGGGGTGGGCTCTTCTTGGCGGCTTCGCGTCAGGGCCAGCTCTATCAGACCTTGAGTCAGGGCGACCGATATGTTCATTGGCAGGCAGCGCCAGAAGGCCAGGACTTGCACCTCCTTAAGCATCAGCTCTTGGCGACTTATTTCTCTTTCTATGGTCCGGCGACTCTGGCGGATGCGGCCCATTTCTTCGGGGTGCCCCAGGCCTTCTTCAGTCAGGTGGACCTGTCTGACTGGCCAAGTTGTCGTTATGGCAAGCAGACCTTCTACTATGAAAGCTGGCAGGATGTGGCCAAGTTGCCGACTGTCTTGGTCCTGGGCAAATTCGATGCCCTCTTAGTTTCCTACAAGTCCAAAGATATCTTGGTAGAAAAGGACCGCCACCACACTATTTGGCAGAAAGCCGGCCAGATCCCAGCCCTGATTCTGATTCGGGGCCAGGTCAAGGGTCAGTGGAACTTGCGCCAACAAGGCGACCAAATCACTTTCCAAGTGACTAGCGCCCAGCCTTTGGCAAAGGCTCACCAGGCTACTATCCGCGCTCGCTTTAAGGCCTTTGCCCGCTGGTGGGGCAAGCAGGTCAAGGCCATTGACTTTGTGGTGGAAGCCTAA
- a CDS encoding M20/M25/M40 family metallo-hydrolase gives MTLKQIQALNDLLEDLLPQYWQDLAQLVAIPSVQGPAEPDAPYGPGPKAALDWVLDRAKAMGFETVNLDHKVGYAQWSPDPNQATPGAGYYGIFGHVDVVPAGQGWRQDPWTLRKNQEQARYEGRGVLDNKGPILANLYAVYALKCLGYHFRHPIRVVFGTNEETGFGCIQHYLAQETAPLFGWTPDCKWPVVYGERGRLRVAVSVDADQVASLFDFVNAYLLTGTNDGRELGIAYEDRDFGRMMLRGYQLGLTQGRPWVAWSMAYPGACSQEEILGQIKSRLPETGQIEVLSHWAPVLKDKQSPYIEALQQVYNQVTGQALEPVTTTGGTYAKFVPNIVAYGPSFPGQRDIAHLPHEWLGIEDLETDLKIYSQALLALWQLEQEVEEASL, from the coding sequence ATGACCCTCAAGCAAATCCAAGCACTTAATGACTTGTTGGAAGACTTGCTGCCCCAATACTGGCAGGACCTAGCCCAACTGGTAGCCATTCCCAGTGTGCAGGGACCGGCGGAGCCAGACGCTCCCTATGGGCCTGGACCTAAGGCTGCCCTGGACTGGGTGCTAGACCGGGCCAAAGCCATGGGCTTTGAGACGGTCAATTTAGACCATAAGGTTGGCTACGCTCAGTGGTCGCCTGACCCTAACCAGGCGACCCCAGGCGCTGGCTATTATGGCATTTTCGGGCATGTGGATGTGGTGCCGGCCGGCCAAGGTTGGCGGCAGGATCCCTGGACCCTAAGAAAGAATCAAGAACAAGCCCGCTACGAAGGTCGCGGCGTCCTAGACAATAAGGGGCCCATTCTGGCTAATCTCTATGCCGTCTATGCCCTCAAATGCCTAGGCTATCATTTCCGCCATCCCATTCGGGTGGTCTTTGGGACCAATGAGGAGACAGGCTTTGGCTGTATCCAGCATTATCTTGCCCAGGAAACTGCGCCCCTCTTCGGTTGGACACCCGATTGCAAATGGCCGGTCGTCTATGGCGAGCGGGGGCGTTTGCGGGTAGCCGTCAGTGTGGACGCAGATCAAGTGGCCAGCCTCTTTGACTTTGTTAATGCCTATCTGCTGACCGGCACCAACGATGGTCGGGAATTGGGCATTGCTTATGAGGACCGGGACTTTGGCCGCATGATGTTAAGGGGCTACCAGCTGGGCCTGACGCAAGGACGCCCTTGGGTGGCCTGGTCCATGGCCTATCCAGGAGCCTGCAGTCAGGAAGAGATTCTGGGCCAAATTAAGTCGCGCCTGCCGGAGACAGGCCAAATAGAGGTCCTCAGCCATTGGGCGCCTGTCCTCAAGGACAAGCAGTCGCCTTATATTGAAGCTTTGCAGCAGGTCTACAACCAGGTGACCGGCCAAGCCCTTGAGCCCGTCACAACCACAGGGGGCACCTATGCTAAGTTTGTGCCTAATATCGTGGCCTACGGGCCTTCCTTCCCGGGCCAACGGGATATTGCCCATTTGCCACATGAGTGGCTAGGCATTGAGGATTTAGAGACTGATCTAAAAATTTATAGCCAGGCCTTACTGGCCTTGTGGCAGCTAGAACAAGAAGTGGAGGAGGCAAGTCTATGA
- a CDS encoding ABC transporter ATP-binding protein, which translates to MPNRAKTFGRLMAYMWRYKGTALMALVFIFLTSAVTTAIPLLARYYIDHFIGGGLVAQGGLILLAYYSLFLVRVAFTFLGNYTFARVAQSVVRDLRQESFDKLQSLSMRYFDQTPAGAIVSRLTNDTQAVADMFSAIFSSFLSSLVIVAVTIGTMLSLNVPLTLLMLVFIPIMFGSIALYNSKSRDLIAMTRAKLSDLNVKLSESIEGMRIVQAFGQEGRLLAEFEAINADHVTYSNKSLNVNSLFLRPAMSLLKLLAYAVILAYFGVTWQVAGVTAGLMYAFIQYSNQLFNPLIEVTQNFSILQTSMIAADRVFALIDQEDYEPAQSGQLTEIGAGSIEFKDVSFSYDGKRDVLKHISFKVEAGQTVAFVGATGSGKSSIMNLFLRFYEFDRGQILIDGQDIKSYSADALRSAVGLVLQDPFLFHGTIASNIRMYQEGLTDEAMREAARFVDAADFIESLPAGYDSPVTERGATFSSGQRQLLAFARTMATQPKILILDEATANIDSETEEVIQASLAKMRKGRTTLAIAHRLSTIQDADCIYVLDQGQIVESGNHQELLAQGGLYYRMYQLQAGMMN; encoded by the coding sequence ATGCCTAATCGTGCTAAAACTTTTGGCCGCCTCATGGCCTATATGTGGCGTTACAAGGGGACTGCCCTGATGGCTCTGGTCTTCATCTTCCTGACATCGGCCGTGACGACTGCCATTCCACTCCTGGCCCGGTATTATATCGACCACTTTATTGGGGGTGGCTTGGTGGCCCAAGGAGGCTTAATCCTCCTGGCCTACTACAGCCTCTTCCTGGTGCGGGTGGCCTTTACCTTCTTAGGTAACTACACCTTCGCCCGCGTGGCCCAAAGCGTGGTCCGCGACTTGCGCCAAGAGTCCTTCGACAAGCTGCAAAGCCTGTCCATGCGTTACTTCGACCAGACGCCGGCCGGGGCCATCGTGTCCCGCCTGACCAATGATACTCAGGCAGTGGCCGATATGTTCAGCGCCATCTTCTCTAGTTTCCTCAGTTCCTTGGTCATTGTGGCGGTGACTATTGGGACCATGCTTAGTCTCAATGTGCCCCTGACCCTGCTCATGCTGGTCTTTATTCCCATTATGTTTGGCTCTATTGCCCTCTATAACAGTAAGTCTCGCGATTTGATTGCCATGACCCGGGCTAAGCTGAGCGACCTAAACGTTAAGCTGTCGGAAAGCATTGAGGGCATGCGGATTGTCCAAGCCTTTGGCCAGGAAGGCCGTCTTTTGGCGGAGTTTGAGGCCATTAATGCAGACCACGTGACCTATTCCAATAAATCCCTCAATGTCAACAGCCTCTTCCTGCGGCCGGCCATGTCCTTGCTTAAGCTCTTGGCCTATGCTGTTATCCTGGCCTATTTTGGGGTCACCTGGCAGGTGGCTGGTGTGACCGCGGGTCTTATGTATGCCTTCATTCAATACTCCAACCAGCTCTTCAACCCGCTGATTGAAGTCACCCAGAACTTTTCCATTCTGCAAACTTCCATGATTGCGGCAGACCGGGTCTTTGCCTTGATTGACCAGGAGGACTATGAACCGGCCCAAAGCGGTCAGCTGACAGAAATTGGGGCGGGCAGTATTGAGTTCAAGGATGTCAGCTTCTCCTATGACGGTAAGCGGGATGTCCTCAAGCATATTAGTTTCAAGGTGGAAGCCGGCCAGACGGTGGCCTTTGTGGGGGCGACCGGGTCTGGTAAATCGTCTATTATGAACCTCTTCTTGCGCTTCTATGAATTTGATCGCGGCCAGATTTTGATTGATGGTCAGGATATTAAGTCTTATTCAGCTGATGCCTTGCGGTCGGCGGTGGGCTTGGTTCTGCAGGATCCTTTCCTCTTCCATGGGACCATTGCCTCCAATATTCGCATGTATCAAGAGGGTTTGACGGATGAAGCCATGCGCGAGGCGGCGCGCTTTGTCGATGCGGCTGATTTTATTGAGAGTCTGCCAGCCGGCTATGACAGTCCGGTGACGGAGCGGGGGGCTACTTTCTCAAGTGGTCAGCGCCAGTTGCTAGCCTTTGCCCGGACCATGGCCACCCAGCCTAAGATTTTGATTCTGGATGAGGCCACGGCCAATATTGATTCGGAGACCGAGGAAGTCATTCAAGCTTCGCTGGCTAAGATGCGAAAGGGGCGGACAACCTTGGCCATCGCCCATCGTCTGTCGACTATTCAAGATGCGGACTGCATCTATGTCCTGGACCAAGGGCAGATTGTCGAGTCGGGCAACCACCAGGAGCTACTGGCTCAAGGTGGGCTCTACTACCGCATGTATCAGCTCCAAGCGGGCATGATGAACTAA
- a CDS encoding copper homeostasis protein CutC, which produces MTLIELCAGSVRDCLIAQEAGLDRIELNSALALGGLTPTVACLELAKANGVTLPIICMVRPRGGGFAYDKLEIRQMLAEGQALLRAGARGLAFGCLTETGQLNWDANQALIELCQTYGAQSVFHRAIDVVAQPDQAIEGLIKLGCRRILTSGGAKSIEEGRERLAHYQAQYGADIEFVMGAGLNLANAADLVAYTGIQQVHGSFKTWYQDPTTQQGSVSFAYDPRGAYEGADPDLARALGQALGKKE; this is translated from the coding sequence ATGACCCTAATCGAGTTGTGTGCCGGCAGTGTCAGAGATTGTCTGATTGCCCAAGAAGCTGGCCTGGACCGGATTGAGCTCAACAGCGCCCTGGCCCTGGGGGGACTGACGCCAACGGTGGCCTGTCTGGAATTAGCCAAAGCTAATGGCGTGACTCTGCCAATCATCTGCATGGTCCGCCCACGTGGCGGTGGTTTCGCCTATGATAAGCTGGAAATCAGGCAAATGTTGGCAGAAGGCCAAGCCTTGTTAAGAGCAGGTGCCCGTGGCCTAGCCTTTGGCTGTCTGACTGAGACGGGTCAGCTTAATTGGGATGCCAACCAGGCCCTGATTGAGCTCTGTCAGACCTATGGCGCCCAATCGGTCTTCCACCGGGCCATTGATGTGGTGGCCCAGCCTGACCAAGCCATTGAAGGCTTGATTAAGCTAGGCTGCCGGCGGATTTTGACCAGTGGGGGAGCCAAGAGTATTGAGGAAGGGCGAGAACGACTGGCTCATTATCAAGCCCAATATGGGGCAGACATTGAATTTGTCATGGGGGCCGGTCTGAATTTGGCTAATGCGGCGGACTTGGTGGCCTATACGGGCATTCAACAAGTCCACGGTAGCTTCAAGACCTGGTACCAAGACCCTACAACCCAGCAAGGCTCCGTTTCATTTGCTTACGATCCTCGTGGAGCCTATGAAGGGGCAGACCCGGACCTAGCCCGCGCGCTAGGCCAAGCACTAGGAAAGAAGGAGTAA
- a CDS encoding N-acetyltransferase, with the protein MRIRQTENGDLPALMTLYEQARAFMRAQGNPNQWPDGYPPQSLLEADIAQGHSYVLEDETGQLVGTFALIAGEDPTYGQIDGLGWRSTSPYVTLHRLAANGKARGVARAAFDFAKSVCPHIRIDTHAQNLPMQQAILAYGFQERGTIYLQDGSPRQAYDYLSV; encoded by the coding sequence ATGCGGATTAGACAGACAGAAAATGGGGATTTGCCGGCTTTGATGACTTTATACGAACAAGCCCGGGCCTTTATGCGGGCCCAGGGTAATCCCAATCAGTGGCCAGACGGCTATCCGCCTCAAAGCCTTCTAGAAGCCGATATAGCGCAAGGCCATTCCTATGTCCTAGAGGACGAAACTGGCCAGCTAGTGGGCACCTTCGCCCTGATAGCTGGAGAGGATCCGACCTATGGCCAGATTGACGGCCTAGGTTGGCGCAGTACTAGTCCCTATGTGACCCTTCACCGCCTGGCAGCCAATGGCAAGGCCCGGGGCGTGGCGCGGGCAGCTTTCGACTTCGCTAAGTCCGTCTGCCCCCACATCCGGATTGACACCCACGCCCAAAACCTACCCATGCAGCAGGCCATCCTGGCCTACGGTTTCCAGGAGCGAGGCACTATCTATCTCCAAGACGGCTCGCCCCGGCAGGCCTATGACTATCTAAGTGTATAA
- the pepT gene encoding peptidase T, with protein sequence MESMLQRFIRYAKINTRSDLHSEAVPTTPGQLDFLRMLEGELKDLGLSQVRFNPVDAFVTALLPSNLPAHQKAPSIGFIAHVDTADFNAENIQPQVHADYDGQDIVLNPDLDIVMRVSEFPNLTHYVGQTLITTDGTTLLGADDKAGLVSILEAVIHLLTHPDLPHGDIWLAFGPDEEIGKGAHRFQAQDFPADFAYTLDSGQVGKLEYETFNAARVMLTIDGTSVHPGTAKGLMVNALAEAAKLFARLPQDQVPELTEGHEGYYMLSSQSGDIGQVQATYIIRDHDKERFQARKDFFRQIVAQQNAGYDRPRIQCQIYDEYYNMYDILKQDMRPVEVAIAAYKACGIEPLIEPFRGGTDGCIITYKGIPTPNLFTGAENLHGQYEFVSLESMEKASQVVLTIIQSVVSPD encoded by the coding sequence ATGGAATCCATGCTCCAACGCTTTATCCGCTATGCTAAAATCAACACCCGGTCCGACCTGCACTCGGAGGCCGTGCCGACCACACCCGGTCAACTGGACTTCCTCCGCATGTTGGAGGGCGAACTCAAGGACCTGGGTCTCAGCCAAGTGCGCTTCAATCCAGTGGACGCCTTTGTCACGGCCCTATTGCCAAGCAACCTACCAGCCCATCAGAAGGCGCCATCCATTGGCTTTATCGCCCATGTGGATACGGCCGACTTCAATGCTGAAAATATCCAGCCCCAGGTCCATGCAGACTATGACGGCCAGGATATTGTCTTGAACCCTGACTTGGACATTGTCATGCGGGTATCCGAATTTCCTAACTTGACGCATTATGTAGGCCAGACCCTGATTACTACGGATGGTACCACCCTGCTGGGGGCCGACGACAAGGCAGGTCTGGTCAGCATCCTAGAGGCAGTCATCCACCTGCTAACCCATCCTGACCTGCCTCACGGCGATATTTGGCTAGCCTTCGGACCTGACGAAGAAATCGGCAAGGGCGCCCACCGCTTCCAAGCCCAAGACTTCCCGGCAGACTTTGCCTATACGCTGGATAGCGGCCAAGTGGGCAAGTTGGAATACGAGACCTTCAATGCCGCCCGGGTCATGCTGACCATCGACGGGACCAGCGTTCATCCTGGGACCGCCAAGGGCCTCATGGTCAATGCCCTGGCCGAAGCCGCCAAGCTCTTCGCCCGCCTGCCCCAAGACCAGGTGCCAGAATTGACCGAGGGACACGAGGGCTACTATATGCTGTCCAGTCAAAGCGGCGATATTGGCCAAGTTCAGGCCACCTACATTATTCGTGACCATGACAAGGAGCGTTTCCAAGCCCGTAAGGACTTCTTCCGTCAGATTGTGGCCCAACAGAATGCAGGCTACGACCGGCCCCGCATCCAATGCCAAATTTATGACGAATACTACAATATGTACGATATCCTCAAGCAAGACATGAGGCCGGTTGAGGTAGCCATTGCTGCCTACAAGGCCTGTGGCATTGAGCCTCTTATCGAGCCTTTCCGGGGTGGGACAGACGGTTGCATCATCACCTATAAGGGCATCCCGACGCCCAACCTCTTCACGGGCGCTGAAAACCTTCATGGCCAGTATGAATTTGTCAGCTTGGAAAGCATGGAAAAGGCCAGCCAAGTGGTCCTTACCATTATCCAATCAGTGGTCAGCCCAGACTAA
- a CDS encoding haloacid dehalogenase-like hydrolase produces MVRRVLECLPSDYAGYSAEELKQAIWAAEGRTVCCEMVAPVPAYISNLTNAEIAKAFGADLMLLNGLDVLNPVVCGLDQGAEDPIRRLKALSGRPIGANLEPVDADAIMVEARNVLPKGRTCSVETLEAADRLGLDFICLTGNPGTGVTNKEIAHYVKVAKQHFSGLVIAGKMHGAGSKEPVASIETAKDFIEAGTDILLVPAVGTVPGFTDDELVAIVKYAHAHDVLVLSAIGTSQESSSPRVVEDIAIRNKVAGVDIQHIGDAGFGGLANVENIFALSVAIRGMRHTVSRVAGSAIR; encoded by the coding sequence ATGGTAAGACGTGTATTAGAATGCCTGCCCAGCGACTATGCTGGCTACAGTGCAGAAGAACTCAAGCAAGCCATCTGGGCCGCTGAAGGCCGGACCGTTTGTTGTGAAATGGTGGCGCCAGTGCCTGCCTATATCAGCAACTTGACCAATGCGGAAATCGCTAAGGCCTTCGGGGCAGACCTCATGCTCTTGAATGGGCTAGATGTCCTTAATCCTGTCGTTTGTGGCTTGGATCAGGGGGCAGAGGATCCCATTCGCCGCCTCAAAGCCCTATCAGGGCGTCCGATTGGGGCCAACCTAGAGCCTGTCGATGCTGATGCCATTATGGTGGAGGCGCGAAATGTTCTGCCTAAAGGCCGGACCTGCTCGGTTGAGACCCTAGAAGCGGCCGACCGCCTAGGCTTAGACTTCATTTGCCTGACGGGTAACCCTGGAACGGGGGTAACTAATAAGGAGATTGCCCACTATGTCAAGGTGGCCAAGCAACATTTCTCAGGTCTGGTCATTGCCGGTAAAATGCATGGGGCTGGGTCCAAGGAGCCAGTGGCCAGCATTGAAACGGCTAAGGACTTCATCGAGGCCGGGACCGACATTCTGCTGGTGCCGGCCGTGGGGACGGTGCCGGGCTTCACCGATGATGAGCTAGTGGCCATCGTCAAGTACGCCCACGCTCACGATGTCCTAGTCCTATCCGCTATTGGGACCAGTCAGGAATCTAGCAGCCCGCGGGTGGTGGAAGACATTGCCATTCGCAATAAGGTGGCTGGCGTGGATATTCAACATATTGGGGACGCAGGCTTTGGCGGCCTGGCCAATGTGGAAAATATCTTCGCCTTATCAGTGGCCATACGGGGCATGCGGCATACGGTGAGCCGTGTGGCCGGCTCCGCCATTCGTTAA
- a CDS encoding ABC transporter ATP-binding protein, whose product MSLIRKLGWFFKLEARRYMIGILALSLVSVFNLIPPRIIGQVIDAIAGGNLTPSELAINLTWLVGASLIMYALRYVWRLFILGTANSLGRILRTRLFEHFTRMAPSFYTRYRTGDLMAHATNDVQTLVMTAGGGVMSAVDASITALVTLATMFWILDWRLTLVAILPLPVLAWGTSRLGRINHEGFKQAQEAFSELNNSVQESVSGIKVTKSFGYGAQETAKFQATNQMVWAKNLRAAKYNELFQPMVLVFVGASYLISLLYGGYLISQGQFTVGEMVTFMTYLDMLVWPLQAIGWLFNIMQRGSVSLDRIDKLLHEESPVRETEHPLPSIQNGRLDYDIESFAYQDLTTLEDVHFSLEAGQTLGIVGTTGSGKTSLLRLLLREQDVNVGSIQLDGHDIRDYRLSDLRSLMGYVPQDQLLFAMSIRDNVRFGQADLDDAAVIRATQLCGVYQDIQAMPEGLDTLIGERGVSLSGGQKQRLAMSRALILDPDILILDDSLSAVDAKTEHLILENLKSERQGKTTIITAHRLSAVVHADLILVMEEGRIKERGNHQELLAQNGWYATTYRSQQLAQSLEGGDLDA is encoded by the coding sequence ATGTCACTCATTCGCAAATTAGGCTGGTTCTTCAAGCTGGAAGCCCGCCGCTATATGATTGGGATTCTGGCCTTATCCTTGGTCAGCGTCTTCAACTTGATTCCGCCGCGCATTATCGGGCAAGTCATTGATGCCATTGCAGGCGGCAATCTGACCCCTAGCGAGCTGGCTATCAATCTGACCTGGCTAGTGGGAGCCTCCCTTATTATGTATGCCCTCCGCTATGTTTGGCGACTCTTTATTCTAGGGACCGCCAATAGTCTGGGCCGGATTCTGCGGACTCGCTTATTTGAACACTTTACCCGCATGGCGCCGTCCTTCTATACCCGTTATCGGACCGGGGACCTGATGGCCCATGCCACCAACGACGTCCAAACCCTGGTCATGACGGCAGGGGGCGGGGTCATGTCGGCCGTGGATGCCTCGATTACCGCCCTGGTTACCCTGGCTACCATGTTCTGGATTCTGGATTGGCGCCTGACCCTGGTGGCCATTTTGCCTCTGCCAGTTCTGGCCTGGGGGACTAGTCGCCTGGGACGCATCAACCATGAAGGCTTTAAGCAAGCCCAGGAGGCCTTCTCCGAGCTTAACAACTCGGTTCAGGAATCGGTCTCTGGCATTAAGGTGACCAAGTCCTTTGGCTATGGAGCCCAGGAAACGGCTAAATTCCAGGCCACCAACCAGATGGTCTGGGCCAAGAACCTGCGGGCTGCCAAGTACAATGAGCTCTTCCAACCCATGGTCTTGGTTTTCGTGGGGGCCTCCTATCTGATTAGCCTGCTCTACGGGGGCTATCTGATTAGTCAGGGCCAGTTCACTGTCGGGGAAATGGTCACCTTCATGACCTATCTGGACATGCTAGTCTGGCCCCTGCAAGCCATCGGCTGGCTCTTCAACATTATGCAAAGGGGCTCGGTCTCCCTGGATCGGATTGACAAATTGCTGCATGAGGAAAGCCCAGTCCGTGAGACAGAACATCCTCTGCCTAGTATTCAAAATGGTCGCTTGGACTATGACATTGAGTCCTTCGCCTATCAAGATTTGACCACCTTAGAGGATGTCCACTTTAGCTTGGAAGCCGGCCAAACCCTGGGCATTGTCGGGACCACGGGGTCCGGTAAGACCAGTCTCTTGCGCCTACTCTTGCGGGAGCAGGATGTCAATGTGGGTAGCATTCAGTTAGATGGCCACGACATCCGCGACTACCGCCTCAGCGACTTGCGGAGCTTGATGGGCTATGTGCCACAAGACCAGCTGCTCTTCGCCATGAGCATTCGAGACAACGTCCGCTTCGGTCAAGCTGACTTGGATGATGCGGCCGTTATCAGAGCCACCCAGCTCTGTGGTGTCTACCAGGATATCCAGGCCATGCCTGAAGGGCTGGATACGCTAATCGGGGAGCGGGGCGTGTCCCTATCTGGTGGTCAGAAGCAACGTCTGGCCATGAGCCGGGCCCTGATTTTGGATCCAGACATTCTGATTCTGGACGATTCGCTATCAGCCGTGGATGCCAAGACTGAGCATTTGATTTTGGAAAATCTTAAGTCGGAACGTCAGGGCAAGACCACCATTATTACGGCCCACCGTCTGTCAGCCGTCGTCCATGCCGACCTGATTCTGGTGATGGAAGAGGGCCGCATTAAGGAGCGGGGCAATCACCAAGAATTGCTGGCGCAAAATGGCTGGTATGCGACCACCTACCGTAGTCAGCAACTGGCTCAGAGTTTGGAAGGAGGGGACTTAGATGCCTAA